The Agarilytica rhodophyticola genome has a window encoding:
- the pspA gene encoding phage shock protein PspA, giving the protein MGIFSRFTDIINSNLNALLDNAEDPKKMIRLIIQEMEETLVEVRSSCARIIADKKELHRRLARLTQEASEWENKAKLAISKGRDDLARAAIAEKSAIEEEVSTAEAELASLEDHLATLNDEVAQLQIKLDDAKAKQKALILRAQTVENRYKVKRQINKKNIDDAFTKFELFEKRMDELEGHVESFDVGRNDLASEIDQLAKDDAINEELSRLKEQMTLKK; this is encoded by the coding sequence ATGGGAATTTTTTCGCGCTTTACAGATATTATCAATTCGAATCTCAATGCATTACTTGATAATGCAGAAGACCCAAAGAAAATGATTCGTCTAATTATTCAGGAAATGGAAGAAACTTTAGTCGAAGTCAGAAGCTCATGCGCAAGAATCATTGCTGATAAAAAGGAGTTGCATCGTCGCTTAGCTCGTCTAACACAGGAAGCTAGTGAGTGGGAAAACAAAGCAAAGCTTGCTATCAGTAAAGGACGAGATGATTTAGCTCGAGCTGCTATTGCAGAAAAATCTGCAATTGAAGAAGAAGTAAGCACAGCAGAAGCTGAACTTGCATCTTTAGAAGATCATTTAGCCACACTAAATGATGAAGTTGCCCAACTACAAATTAAGCTTGATGATGCTAAAGCCAAACAAAAAGCATTAATTTTAAGAGCTCAAACAGTTGAGAATCGTTATAAAGTAAAACGCCAAATCAATAAGAAAAATATTGATGATGCCTTTACTAAATTCGAACTTTTCGAAAAACGTATGGATGAACTTGAGGGCCACGTAGAATCATTTGATGTAGGCCGTAACGATCTTGCGTCAGAAATTGATCAATTAGCAAAAGATGATGCTATTAATGAAGAGTTAAGTCGTTTAAAAGAACAAATGACATTAAAAAAATAA
- the pspB gene encoding envelope stress response membrane protein PspB codes for MEFFYAPIILFLVIVAPIWLILHYRYKSKMAQGISSQEVSDIEEMLETLDKLIDRVETLEEILDAEHPNWRKSTGKRN; via the coding sequence ATGGAATTCTTTTACGCACCAATTATTTTGTTCTTAGTTATCGTAGCTCCTATTTGGCTTATTCTTCATTATCGTTATAAGTCAAAAATGGCTCAGGGAATTAGCAGCCAAGAAGTGAGCGATATAGAAGAAATGTTGGAAACATTGGATAAATTGATTGATCGAGTAGAAACACTAGAAGAAATTCTCGATGCAGAGCACCCAAATTGGCGCAAATCTACTGGAAAAAGAAACTGA
- a CDS encoding PspC domain-containing protein, whose protein sequence is MTHGKYERYMNSRRNGFSMNLYRNTKDKKIGGVCAGIADHFEIDHNIMRIAFVAAVIFTGPIAFWGYFIAWIVLVPKSLSDRELSKGGADKMDYEYDEGERCYRRKKMFRYRRSTSERLSRAKSKLEKIMNRVDDMEHYVTSNKFNLNRQFADLEK, encoded by the coding sequence ATGACACATGGAAAATATGAAAGATATATGAACTCTCGTCGCAACGGCTTTAGTATGAACTTATATCGCAATACTAAAGACAAAAAGATTGGTGGCGTCTGTGCTGGAATAGCAGATCATTTTGAGATCGATCATAACATTATGCGTATCGCCTTTGTCGCAGCGGTCATTTTTACAGGTCCCATCGCCTTTTGGGGATACTTTATTGCATGGATTGTATTGGTGCCTAAGTCTCTAAGTGATAGAGAGTTGAGTAAAGGTGGCGCTGATAAAATGGACTATGAATATGATGAAGGTGAACGCTGTTATCGCCGCAAAAAAATGTTTCGCTATCGTCGAAGTACGAGTGAGCGGTTAAGTAGAGCCAAATCTAAACTCGAAAAAATAATGAATCGAGTAGACGATATGGAACACTATGTAACATCAAACAAATTTAATCTTAATCGACAATTTGCAGACTTGGAAAAGTAA
- a CDS encoding NINE protein, which translates to MRENNTHSKVIGYIAWIFGFMGAHRFYYGKPITGTIWFFTLGLFFIGWIIDLFLIPSMDEEADFRYEEGSIDFSLAWILLAFLGFFGVHRMYMGKWISGLLYLVTLGFFGLGVLYDYWTLNGQIDEINSRQNYRRSRSYA; encoded by the coding sequence ATGAGAGAAAACAACACACATTCGAAAGTTATTGGTTATATTGCATGGATCTTTGGCTTTATGGGAGCACACCGTTTTTACTACGGCAAGCCTATTACAGGAACGATTTGGTTTTTTACTCTCGGTTTATTTTTCATTGGCTGGATAATTGACCTCTTTCTTATTCCTTCCATGGATGAAGAAGCAGACTTTCGCTATGAAGAGGGTTCGATAGATTTTTCTCTAGCCTGGATATTACTGGCATTTCTAGGATTTTTCGGGGTACATAGGATGTACATGGGTAAATGGATTTCCGGTTTACTATACCTTGTCACTTTAGGATTCTTTGGTCTAGGTGTGCTGTATGATTATTGGACCTTAAATGGCCAGATAGACGAAATTAATAGTCGTCAAAACTATAGACGCTCTCGTTCTTACGCGTAA
- a CDS encoding LysR substrate-binding domain-containing protein has product MFSHLPQLNSLKVLESAARLNSFKAAAEELNITPTAISHQIAKLEEKLGVSLFIRQTRSIKLTSEGSKLAQSAHQALQQLSSTLEEISNVQSVLRIATTTSFASMWLVPHLQEFQTLYPEINIEIKTGEELVDIATDRRIDIAIRYGCFDDADDSCIKLATETFDAYATENYYDNCINLAHAKFIQAKWKNKNLPSITWQKWFEHNKLYDPCSAIIYFDQEDHVFQAALAGQGVALISSVLAQSALQYGWLKAYKNSRSLPGLDYYLLISPFSKGLSKVDFFQSWLVKKFSDCTFK; this is encoded by the coding sequence ATGTTTTCTCACCTTCCACAGCTAAATAGTCTTAAAGTGCTCGAGTCGGCTGCACGTTTGAATAGTTTTAAAGCTGCTGCAGAAGAATTAAATATCACACCAACAGCTATATCCCACCAAATAGCCAAACTAGAGGAAAAGCTAGGGGTGTCGTTATTTATACGTCAAACGCGTTCGATAAAACTTACAAGTGAAGGTTCTAAGCTCGCTCAATCAGCTCATCAGGCATTACAACAACTTTCTTCTACTTTGGAAGAGATATCTAATGTTCAATCAGTTTTGAGGATTGCTACAACTACGTCTTTCGCTTCGATGTGGTTGGTTCCACATTTACAAGAATTTCAAACTTTGTATCCAGAAATTAATATTGAAATTAAAACAGGAGAAGAGCTTGTAGATATAGCAACGGATCGTCGCATAGATATTGCCATACGTTATGGGTGTTTCGATGACGCAGATGATAGCTGTATTAAATTAGCAACCGAAACATTTGATGCCTATGCTACTGAAAACTACTATGATAACTGTATAAATTTGGCCCATGCTAAATTTATACAAGCTAAGTGGAAGAATAAAAATTTACCATCAATCACTTGGCAGAAATGGTTTGAGCATAATAAACTTTATGATCCTTGTTCAGCAATAATATATTTTGATCAAGAGGATCATGTTTTTCAAGCCGCTCTAGCAGGGCAGGGGGTAGCTCTTATAAGCTCAGTATTAGCGCAGTCCGCACTTCAATACGGTTGGTTAAAAGCTTACAAAAACTCTCGCTCTCTACCTGGTCTAGATTATTATTTACTTATATCGCCTTTTAGCAAAGGTTTAAGCAAAGTAGATTTTTTTCAAAGTTGGCTAGTGAAAAAGTTTAGCGACTGTACTTTTAAGTAA
- a CDS encoding FMN-dependent NADH-azoreductase — MATILHIESSVRVKRSISKALGSEFIKQWQAKYPQDKVIYRDLGRQPPEFISEAWIEAAFTPCELRTDEQKSSIALSDLLIKELSQSDIIVITTPMYNYGMPAHLKAWFDQVIRVNETFSFDLKRGDFPLQPTMSGKALVLLTSCGEFGFGKDGVRREMNHLGPHIRTTGTYLGVEEFYELGIEYQEFGDVRHENSIKAAYAAIPELINQVVQKSLKHDYQ, encoded by the coding sequence ATGGCAACAATACTACATATAGAATCTAGCGTGCGTGTTAAACGTTCAATATCTAAAGCTCTTGGAAGCGAATTTATCAAACAATGGCAAGCTAAATACCCTCAAGATAAAGTGATCTATCGGGATCTTGGAAGACAACCTCCCGAGTTTATTTCAGAAGCCTGGATCGAAGCCGCTTTCACTCCATGTGAACTTCGAACAGATGAGCAAAAATCATCTATTGCTCTGTCAGATTTGCTTATTAAAGAACTGTCCCAATCAGATATTATTGTAATAACAACACCTATGTACAACTACGGTATGCCAGCACATTTGAAAGCCTGGTTTGACCAGGTTATCAGGGTCAATGAGACCTTTAGTTTCGACTTAAAGCGCGGTGATTTTCCATTGCAACCTACAATGTCCGGTAAAGCACTTGTACTATTAACTTCTTGTGGGGAATTCGGATTTGGAAAAGATGGGGTAAGAAGAGAAATGAATCATCTAGGCCCACATATTCGCACGACTGGCACATATCTAGGGGTAGAAGAGTTTTATGAGCTAGGAATTGAATACCAAGAGTTTGGTGATGTCAGGCATGAAAACTCTATAAAAGCCGCCTATGCGGCAATACCAGAGCTTATTAATCAAGTTGTGCAAAAGTCCCTGAAGCATGATTACCAGTAA
- the putP gene encoding sodium/proline symporter PutP — MILTSTFLLYLILVAYISWWAYKKTSASEDYFLGGRQLSATTAALSAGASDMSGWLLLGLPGYAFASGLESIWLSGGLCLGLAICWLSMARRLRSYTEQLDNALTIPTYLQRRFNDKTPVLRLVTAFFILLFFLFYVSSGFVAGAKLFSTVFDTGYQGGLWLTFGFVVIYTFIGGFLAVSWTDVLQGLLMLLALLITPVMVIVANDGVGASLQQVATLNSELLNPFTNSKGEVLSWISIMSLVGWGFGYFGQPHILARFQAIREHREVPQASSIAIIWSLVVNAGAICVGLFAVVIFNENGAISDNEQIFMILANTLFHPVIAGVIMAAILAAIMSTADSQLLVCSSAIAEDMLAGKTHQQHKFLNPVMLGRISVFVIGFIALIFALDPNSKVLDIVSYAWAGLGAAFGPTILISLYSSRMSRTAALAGIVVGGTTVVVWKGISGGIFDLYELVPGFLFSSIAIFVVNALYDNDDQEVKQQHQRFQQDFRAS; from the coding sequence ATGATCCTAACATCGACGTTTTTGTTGTATTTGATACTAGTTGCGTATATCTCCTGGTGGGCATATAAAAAGACTTCTGCTTCGGAAGATTATTTCCTCGGTGGACGTCAGCTATCTGCTACAACGGCGGCACTGAGCGCTGGAGCATCGGATATGAGTGGTTGGTTGTTGCTTGGACTGCCAGGATATGCCTTTGCCAGCGGTTTGGAATCCATTTGGTTGTCTGGAGGCTTATGTCTGGGGCTTGCTATTTGTTGGTTGAGTATGGCACGACGTTTACGTAGTTATACCGAACAGCTCGATAATGCCTTGACCATTCCTACCTACTTGCAACGACGTTTTAACGATAAAACGCCAGTGCTGCGTTTAGTGACCGCGTTTTTTATTTTGTTGTTTTTCTTATTTTATGTCAGTTCAGGCTTTGTCGCTGGCGCTAAACTATTCTCCACCGTCTTTGATACCGGCTACCAGGGGGGACTTTGGCTGACCTTTGGTTTTGTTGTCATTTATACCTTTATCGGTGGTTTTTTGGCGGTATCCTGGACCGACGTGCTGCAGGGTCTGCTAATGTTGCTGGCTTTATTGATTACACCGGTAATGGTGATAGTTGCCAATGATGGTGTGGGTGCTTCCCTGCAGCAAGTGGCTACTCTAAACTCAGAATTACTCAACCCTTTTACAAACTCTAAGGGCGAAGTTCTGAGCTGGATTAGTATCATGAGCCTTGTAGGCTGGGGCTTTGGCTACTTCGGTCAACCTCATATTCTGGCGCGCTTTCAGGCAATTAGGGAACATCGCGAAGTTCCACAGGCATCCTCTATTGCGATTATCTGGTCCTTAGTTGTCAATGCAGGTGCAATCTGTGTGGGACTATTCGCTGTAGTCATTTTCAATGAAAATGGCGCGATTAGTGATAATGAGCAAATTTTTATGATTCTTGCCAATACCCTGTTTCATCCTGTTATAGCAGGAGTGATTATGGCGGCTATTTTGGCGGCGATCATGAGCACTGCAGATTCGCAGCTACTTGTCTGCTCTTCAGCAATTGCAGAAGATATGCTAGCGGGAAAAACTCATCAGCAGCATAAATTCCTCAACCCGGTAATGCTCGGTCGAATATCTGTATTTGTCATTGGCTTTATTGCTCTTATTTTTGCTCTAGACCCCAATAGTAAGGTGTTGGATATTGTCAGTTACGCGTGGGCTGGTTTAGGAGCAGCATTTGGACCGACGATATTGATTAGCCTCTATTCTTCTCGTATGAGTAGGACTGCCGCTTTAGCGGGCATTGTTGTTGGAGGTACAACAGTTGTTGTATGGAAAGGGATTTCAGGAGGTATATTCGATCTTTATGAATTAGTGCCTGGTTTTCTTTTCTCCTCTATTGCGATATTTGTTGTAAATGCTTTGTACGACAATGATGATCAAGAAGTGAAACAGCAACACCAGCGTTTTCAACAAGACTTTCGGGCTAGTTAA
- a CDS encoding sulfurtransferase, giving the protein MLIQAQQLQEELSNINLCIFDCRFAMPGPDFDPNYGREQYHQNHIPGAQYVDLEQDLSREVTPQTGRHPFPNDNIFLDKLQKWGLSPEKKVVVYDDKGGVIAARLWWMLRYWVDHKDVHLLDGGFTSWQQAKMPITSEAPAVQTSSHRYTTTQQYLRSTTEVRANIEEKKDIVVDARARPRFMGEQENVDPIAGHIPQALNLPCMENLDAFGKFLKPEQLKSRFSHLLETVGEQGKIIHSCGSGVTACHNIFAMDLAEIHASLLYAGSWSEWIQNPDNPIAVGE; this is encoded by the coding sequence ATGCTTATCCAAGCTCAACAACTGCAAGAAGAGTTAAGTAATATTAACCTATGTATTTTTGATTGTCGGTTTGCAATGCCGGGTCCAGATTTCGACCCAAACTACGGGCGTGAGCAATATCATCAAAACCATATTCCCGGTGCACAGTATGTAGATCTTGAGCAAGATTTAAGCCGAGAGGTGACACCTCAAACCGGTCGCCATCCTTTTCCCAATGACAATATATTTTTGGACAAGCTGCAAAAATGGGGGCTGTCACCAGAGAAAAAAGTCGTTGTTTATGATGACAAAGGTGGTGTCATTGCTGCACGTTTATGGTGGATGTTGCGTTACTGGGTAGATCATAAAGATGTCCACCTATTAGATGGGGGTTTTACGAGCTGGCAACAAGCAAAAATGCCAATAACAAGTGAAGCACCTGCAGTCCAAACAAGCAGCCATCGCTATACAACCACACAGCAGTATTTGCGCTCTACCACTGAGGTTCGAGCTAATATCGAAGAGAAAAAAGATATTGTCGTTGATGCTCGCGCTCGTCCCCGTTTTATGGGAGAGCAGGAAAATGTTGATCCTATTGCAGGGCATATTCCGCAGGCATTGAATCTACCTTGTATGGAGAATCTTGATGCATTTGGGAAGTTCTTAAAACCAGAACAGCTAAAATCCCGTTTTTCCCATTTACTCGAAACAGTTGGCGAGCAGGGAAAAATTATTCACTCTTGCGGGTCAGGCGTAACAGCGTGCCACAATATTTTTGCCATGGACTTAGCAGAAATTCACGCTAGCCTCCTCTACGCGGGTTCTTGGAGTGAGTGGATTCAAAACCCCGACAATCCTATAGCGGTGGGTGAGTAA
- a CDS encoding GNAT family N-acetyltransferase has product MEITLQEVTKANYENVCDLDVSEHQQDYVACNMWSLVESMFNQNHTTRAIYRDETPVGFFMWVREDTNKVSIWRFMVDSKYQGQGIGRAALQIALEEIKAVENIQQIEICYNPNNPVAKDFYGSFGFIEIGMDEDNEDMLAVITL; this is encoded by the coding sequence TTGGAAATAACACTACAGGAAGTCACTAAGGCCAACTACGAAAACGTATGTGATCTTGATGTATCAGAGCATCAGCAAGACTATGTCGCTTGTAATATGTGGTCGTTAGTAGAATCAATGTTTAATCAAAACCATACAACGAGAGCTATTTATAGGGATGAAACTCCCGTTGGTTTCTTTATGTGGGTGCGAGAAGATACAAATAAGGTATCCATTTGGCGTTTTATGGTGGATAGTAAGTATCAGGGCCAAGGTATAGGACGAGCAGCTCTGCAAATAGCACTGGAAGAGATTAAAGCTGTCGAAAATATCCAGCAAATAGAAATCTGTTATAACCCTAATAACCCAGTTGCTAAAGATTTTTATGGCAGCTTCGGCTTTATTGAAATAGGTATGGATGAAGATAACGAAGACATGCTCGCCGTTATCACTCTATAA
- a CDS encoding DUF302 domain-containing protein, with translation MTSNNMVSKLSTYSVNETMDKFEAIIKEKGLGVVARVNHQANAQKVGLEMNEAQVIIFGNPKAGTLIMQKNIAAALDLPMRVVVYKDDSGKVYIAYRSPKTIEESFAIADCPVFDQMSEALDKLTSAAIA, from the coding sequence ATGACAAGTAACAATATGGTTTCTAAGCTTTCGACTTATAGCGTCAATGAAACTATGGACAAATTTGAAGCTATTATTAAAGAAAAAGGCCTAGGAGTAGTAGCACGAGTGAATCATCAAGCTAATGCACAAAAAGTAGGCCTGGAAATGAATGAAGCCCAGGTCATCATTTTTGGTAACCCTAAAGCTGGCACATTAATCATGCAGAAAAATATTGCAGCCGCTCTTGACCTGCCAATGCGGGTCGTCGTCTATAAAGACGATAGTGGTAAAGTTTATATTGCTTATCGCTCGCCCAAAACAATAGAAGAAAGCTTCGCTATTGCTGATTGCCCAGTATTCGATCAAATGTCAGAAGCTTTGGACAAGCTAACTTCGGCTGCAATCGCGTAA
- a CDS encoding lipocalin family protein has translation MNSVTKVIKYLFVCLTLTTLYGCKVQTVAYVDIERYMGLWYQISANPSFFSEGLVGITAEYSLQEDGSVKVENKGFVGSFDGEVSEITGKADVFDTESNAVLKVTFPGQPDLPLPNYLIVVLDEVDYQYAVVTNPSTTSLFVLSRTPTIDQDLYENILSELEAKEIDTSKLELTPQSL, from the coding sequence ATGAATAGCGTAACAAAAGTTATAAAATATTTATTTGTATGTTTAACTTTAACAACACTTTATGGCTGCAAAGTTCAAACTGTCGCTTATGTCGATATTGAGCGTTACATGGGGTTGTGGTATCAAATTTCGGCTAATCCGAGTTTTTTTAGTGAAGGTCTTGTAGGTATAACGGCAGAGTATTCTTTGCAAGAAGATGGCAGTGTTAAAGTTGAGAATAAAGGCTTTGTTGGGAGCTTTGATGGTGAGGTAAGTGAAATTACCGGAAAAGCTGACGTTTTTGATACAGAAAGCAATGCTGTGCTAAAAGTGACCTTTCCAGGTCAACCAGATTTACCTCTTCCCAATTACCTGATCGTGGTTCTAGATGAAGTAGACTATCAATATGCGGTTGTTACCAACCCTTCCACCACGTCACTTTTTGTATTGAGCCGAACTCCAACTATCGATCAAGATTTATATGAAAATATACTTTCAGAATTAGAAGCCAAAGAAATTGATACATCTAAATTAGAATTGACACCTCAGAGCTTATAG
- a CDS encoding iron-containing alcohol dehydrogenase → MNNFNFYNPTKIIFGKDRISELDKLIDSNAKVLVLYGQGSVKRTGVLDKVIAALGERKVVQFGGIEPNPTYTTLMKAVEIAKAEGIDFLLAVGGGSVMDGTKFIAMAISYQGKNSEDLLKPGFASKHVIHAIPLATVATLPATGSEMNSFGVISHKAAKYSVSSPLVFPQFSLLDPSITFTLPPIQVANGVVDAFVHTVEQYVTQPVDARFQDRTAEGILKTLIEIGKQTVDHPTDYDARANLVWCASNALNGLIGAGVSQDWATHLIGHELTAMFGIDHAQTLAIVLPSLWRVRKENKHAKLLQYARRVWDINEQDESTAIDLAIDRTQEFFESLGIKTKLSNYGIERDKIDDVIDALNANGMTALSETRDLGLDVSKEILNLAY, encoded by the coding sequence ATGAATAACTTTAATTTTTACAATCCAACAAAAATTATTTTTGGCAAAGATAGAATTTCGGAGCTTGATAAACTCATCGACAGTAATGCAAAAGTTCTTGTTCTATATGGTCAGGGTTCAGTAAAACGAACCGGCGTTTTGGATAAAGTAATCGCGGCTCTAGGCGAGCGAAAAGTTGTTCAATTTGGCGGTATTGAACCCAACCCAACATACACTACATTAATGAAGGCTGTGGAAATTGCCAAAGCGGAAGGAATTGATTTTCTTCTCGCCGTCGGTGGCGGTTCTGTTATGGATGGAACAAAGTTTATCGCTATGGCTATAAGCTACCAAGGTAAAAACTCAGAAGACTTATTAAAACCTGGATTTGCTTCAAAACACGTCATTCACGCAATTCCTTTGGCCACGGTAGCCACACTTCCAGCTACAGGCTCAGAAATGAACTCTTTTGGAGTTATCAGTCACAAAGCAGCAAAATACTCGGTTTCTAGCCCTTTAGTTTTTCCACAATTTTCCCTACTTGACCCTTCAATAACATTTACACTTCCGCCAATTCAAGTGGCTAACGGTGTGGTCGACGCTTTTGTTCACACAGTCGAGCAGTATGTTACCCAACCAGTAGATGCACGCTTTCAAGACAGAACAGCTGAAGGCATTCTTAAAACACTTATTGAGATAGGTAAACAAACTGTTGATCACCCTACGGACTATGATGCTAGAGCAAATTTAGTCTGGTGTGCGAGTAATGCACTTAATGGGCTTATCGGAGCCGGTGTTTCTCAAGATTGGGCCACCCATCTTATTGGTCATGAATTAACAGCAATGTTTGGGATTGATCATGCGCAAACTTTAGCAATTGTTTTACCTTCTCTTTGGCGAGTTAGAAAAGAAAATAAACATGCTAAGCTTCTTCAATATGCACGTAGAGTCTGGGATATTAATGAGCAAGATGAGAGTACAGCTATTGATTTAGCGATCGACAGAACCCAAGAATTTTTTGAAAGCTTGGGCATCAAAACAAAACTTTCTAACTATGGTATAGAAAGAGATAAAATTGACGATGTTATAGATGCTTTAAATGCAAATGGTATGACCGCTTTATCTGAGACAAGAGATTTAGGTCTAGATGTGTCGAAAGAAATTTTAAATCTCGCCTACTAA